In Mus musculus strain C57BL/6J chromosome 1, GRCm38.p6 C57BL/6J, a single genomic region encodes these proteins:
- the Lefty2 gene encoding left-right determination factor 2 preproprotein, producing the protein MKSLWLCWALWVLPLAGPGAAMTEEQVLSSLLQQLQLSQAPTLDSADVEEMAIPTHVRSQYVALLQGSHADRSRGKRFSQNFREVAGRFLMSETSTHLLVFGMEQRLPPNSELVQAVLRLFQEPVPRTALRRFERLSPHSARARVTIEWLRVREDGSNRTALIDSRLVSIHESGWKAFDVTEAVNFWQQLSRPRQPLLLQVSVQREHLGPGTWSAHKLVRFAAQGTPDGKGQGEPQLELHTLDLKDYGAQGNCDPEVPVTEGTRCCRQEMYLDLQGMKWAENWILEPPGFLTYECVGSCLQLPESLTIGWPFLGPRQCVASEMTSLPMIVSVKEGGRTRPQVVSLPNMRVQTCSCASDGALIPRGIDL; encoded by the exons ATGAAGTCCCTGTGGCTTTGCTGGGCACTCTGGGTACTGCCCCTGGCTGGCCCTGGGGCAGCGATGACCGAGGAACAGGTCCTGAGCAGTCTACTGCAGCAGCTGCAGCTCAGCCAGGCCCCCACCCTGGACAGCGCGGATGTGGAGGAGATGGCCATCCCTACCCACGTGAGGTCCCAGTATGTGGCCCTGCTGCAGGGAAGTCACGCTGACCGCTCCCGAGGCAAGAGGTTCAGCCAGAATTTTCGAG AGGTGGCAGGCAGGTTCCTGATGTCAGAGACCTCCACTCACCTGCTAGTGTTCGGAATGGAGCAGCGGCTGCCGCCTAACAGCGAGCTGGTGCAGGCTGTGCTGCGGCTGTTCCAGGAGCCTGTGCCCAGAACAGCTCTCCGGAGGTTTGAGAGGCTGTCCCCACACAGTGCCCGGGCTCGGGTCACCATTGAATGGCTGAGAGTCCGTGAGGATGGCTCCAATCGCACTGCCCTCATCGACTCTAG GCTCGTGTCCATCCACGAGAGCGGCTGGAAGGCCTTCGACGTGACCGAGGCCGTGAACTTCTGGCAGCAGCTGAGCCGGCCGAGGCAGCCGCTGCTGCTCCAGGTGTCGGTGCAGAGGGAGCATCTGGGGCCGGGGACCTGGAGCGCACACAAGTTGGTCCGTTTCGCGGCGCAGGGGACGCCGGACGGCAAGGGGCAGGGCGAGCCACAGCTGGAGCTGCACACGCTGGACCTCAAGGACTACGG AGCTCAAGGCAATTGTGACCCCGAGGTACCAGTGACTGAAGGCACCCGATGCTGTCGCCAGGAGATGTACCTGGACCTGCAGGGGATGAAGTGGGCCGAGAACTGGATCCTAGAACCGCCAGGGTTCCTGACGTATGAATGTGTGGGCAGCTGCCTGCAGCTACCAGAGTCCCTGACCATCGGGTGGCCATTTCTGGGGCCTCGGCAGTGTGTTGCCTCAGAGATGACCTCCTTGCCCATGATTGTCAGTGtgaaggagggaggcaggaccAGGCCTCAAGTGGTCAGCCTGCCCAACATGAGGGTGCAGACCTGTAGCTGCGCCTCAGATGGGGCGCTCATACCCAGGGGGATAGATCTGTAG
- the Pycr2 gene encoding pyrroline-5-carboxylate reductase 2, with protein sequence MSVGFIGAGQLACALARGFTAAGVLSAHKIIASSPDMDLPTVSALRRMGVNLTRSNKDTVRHSDVLFLAVKPHIIPFILDEIGADVQERHIVVSCAAGVTISSVEKKLMAFQPAPKVIRCMTNTPVVVREGATVYATGTHALVEDGKLLEQLMSSVGFCTEVEEDLIDAITGLSGSGPAYAFMALDALADGGVKMGVPRRLAVRLGAQALLGAAKMLLDSEDHPGQLKDNVCSPGGATIHALHFLESGGFRSLLINAVEASCIRTRELQSMADQEKVSPAALKKTLLDRVKLESPTVSTLAPPSSGKLLTRNPAQGSKKE encoded by the exons ATGAGCGTGGGTTTCATCGGCGCAGGCCAGCTGGCCTGTGCTCTGGCGCGGGGCTTCACGGCCGCGG GCGTCCTGTCGGCTCACAAGATAATAGCCAGCTCCCCGGATATGGACCTGCCCACGGTGTCTGCGCTCAGG AGGATGGGTGTGAATCTGACCCGAAGCAATAAGGACACTGTGCGGCACAGCGACGTCCTGTTCCTGGCTGTGAAGCCCCACATCATCCCCTTCATCCTGGATGAGATTGGAGCCGACGTGCAGGAGAGGCACATCGTGGTCTCCTGTGCAGCCGGGGTCACCATCAGTTCTGTGGAGAAG AAGCTGATGGCTTTCCAGCCGGCCCCCAAAGTGATCCGCTGCATGACCAACACGCCCGTGGTGGTCCGAGAGGGGGCCACCGTGTATGCCACGGGCACCCATGCTCTGGTGGAAGACGGCAAGCTTTTGGAGCAGCTGATGAGCAGTGTGGGCTTCTGCACAGAGGTGGAGGAAGACCTCATTGATGCTATCACCGGGCTCAGCGGCAGCGGGCCTGCCTAT GCATTCATGGCCCTGGACGCCCTGGCAGATGGTGGGGTGAAGATGGGCGTGCCGCGGCGCCTGGCGGTCAGACTGGGAGCTCAGGCGTTGCTG GGAGCAGCTAAGATGCTGCTGGACTCAGAGGACCATCCAGGCCAGCTCAAGGACAACGTCTGCTCCCCTGGGGGGGCCACCATCCATGCCCTGCACTTCCTGGAGAGTGGGGGCTTCCGCTCTCTGCTCATCAATGCGGTTGAGGCCTCCTGTATCCGAACCAG AGAACTGCAGTCCATGGCTGACCAAGAAAAGGTGTCTCCTGCTGCCCTTAAGAAGACCCTTCTGGACAGAGTGAAGCTGGAGTCACCCACGGTGTCCACGCTGGCCCCACCCAGCTCAGGGAAACTCCTTACAAGAAACCCCGCCCAGGGAAGCAAGAAGGAGTGA